The following coding sequences are from one Camarhynchus parvulus chromosome 1, STF_HiC, whole genome shotgun sequence window:
- the RPL31 gene encoding 60S ribosomal protein L31 produces the protein MAPAKKGGEKKKGRSAINEVVTREYTINIHKRIHGVGFKKRAPRALKEIRKFAMKEMGTPDVRIDTRLNKAVWAKGIRNVPYRIRVRLSRKRNEDEDSPNKLYTLVTYVPVTTFKGLQTVNVDEN, from the exons ATGGCTCCCGCAAAGAAAGGCGGCGAGAAGAAGAAGGGGCGCTCTGCCATCAACGAAGTAGTAACTCGGGAATACACCATCAACATTCACAAGCGGATCCATGGCGT GGGATTCAAGAAGCGAGCACCACGCGCCCTCAAGGAAATCCGCAAATTTGCCATGAAGGAGATGGGTACTCCTGACGTCCGCATTGATACCAGACTCAACAAGGCAGTCTGGGCTAAAGGAATAAG GAATGTTCCTTACCGTATCCGTGTGCGTTTGTCCAGAAAGCGCAACGAGGACGAGGATTCACCCAACAAGCTGTACACTCTGGTTACCTACGTACCAGTCACAACATTCAAAG GTCTACAGACAGTCAATGTGGATGAAAATTAA